acctaacgacaaaaacacgaatacgatatttacggaaatattctacatttttcagctacgatatgtgaaacaaaacagattgcaatcaattaacgtaaaaaaatcaacaatgtggatgtaaaataaattatttctagtaaacaaaagtgaaacaccctccagtaaacaggaaagagtgcgacgtttctaactgcgttcaggcgaatgcgtttgcaaaaagtatcgtaacacgcatgtgcggttcgtcatttttcatttttaaggccactacctgaaaaaatatgtttcttaactatgcacagttgacaaactcttagtttaatattttttttaaaggaaaagttcaatttgtcaagcgttcaGGTCCGGTCcacgttttatcaacacacatcgctaaAACTCAATGTCGATACTGAggggaccagacaactcggacccatggacaactcggcccagacaactcggcctCGGGGCCGAGCTGtccgagacaactcggccccgaGTTATTGATACGGGTTCATTGATACTTGCGGAAAGCGGCTATATGTCGAAATCAGATTTTCAAGTAGCAGAATTGAACAATTTATCCTAGTATTTCTCAATCAATACAGTATTCATATGCCAAAGCAGTAAAATTACGACAGTATTACAGGTGCGGTGTTGCCATCGTGAACAAACGTCGCAGCGTAATGCATGTTGTCTGGGTCGAACTTCATTGGAACAAAAGGAACACGGATATGTCGGCATTTTGTTGGAAAGTGATATTAGAAAGTGATAAGTCCAATAATTCGGAcggttatatacattatttgaaaATGGCATCATGCTCACCAATTGGAATTACTTCTTAAAAGCAGGAAGTCAGGAGGCTATATCCGCGAGTGTTGTTACAACGATAAATAacttttgcatgttttttctgggatcatctccaatgtttaggtcactgattgtagaacaaaaacaaattattcgaacagcggaaactatcttcaaagataaatggatcagCAATTTATCAATCCGACATGACACTTCGTTTCGGGACGTTTATGTTAAGGTGAGACTAAttcaaaactaacaaaaaacacactcttttatttctgtgagaatactttaatttaaaaaacaacacttgttcaacaatatttttcaacaatatacaatattgtGCATGTGCCGAGTCGTCTCTGgactccgggccgagttgtTCTTGaggtgggccgagttgtctcagAACTATGGGCCGAGCTGTCTCgacgtgggccgagttgtctgggccgagttgtccacgggtccgagttgtctggcattcgatactgataggcattacgtttataccagtgaatagtttgtaaaatatcgttttttaaatgaattgattcataatcaacacaatttatacactaaaaattatttacaattattatgaatggattatgaatactattcattacaatagaggcacaaaaatgtagcataccttttgcagatctaatgtaataattgaaaacaaattctaacaacaggggtcttaaaaatcgtaaaaattaaatgctttggctttgttgatctggcacgtgtgaggtcatgtgacacaccaaatgttaattcatctttctccattttaagtcaatttctgtgagtcatgtggacccgatatcggtaattttaaggaataaacaaaaacgacttagtaaaattaatggttttaggggtttgtaaagttttgtatttagatacttacttttctgaactttattgtttatgaaaatgttcctgaactgtgaagataaacctcataaatgaacgacatgccgatgacaacaaatcggatgttgattgcgcgaaccgtgcacgagaaaacaaagtgaatggaatttgaagcataacgcagttagggacgttgacgatacagAACAGGGGCCCGTTCCATGAactgatcttagccctaagatcattGTTTGcccttaaggtgatcttagcactaagatcgctgcATGAAACGGGGCCCAGATCTCCAAGTTTTAATTCGAAAACACTCATTTGTATGTAAATTGCTATTCTAAAAAGCAATTCTGTTTAGCTAAATGCTACTTTAATTTGGCTACAGGTTTTCTGACCTAATTCACcaaatttgtattaatttttggCATCCAGCTTAAACCATACAGAACagtatgttagtggttagtgagaaggCAGTCCGTTAGGGCTCATCCTGTCCGTGTCCGTTGCTAAATTAGACAATTgcacatttttatacaaaatgctGACAGCACTAttgtgcaaaaaaaaacaaaaaaaaaacattgtaaatggaACATCAAATGACTTGCTCCATGTGATCTACACCAACCCAAACTGAAGGGTATTCCTATCCGGATCAATACACACtgatgcagggctagctctgccactcgtcCAATTCACCAATTGAGAATTTTAGGAACATTATTGTATAATGGTTGATCTTGTCTTCTTTAGCTGTGAAGCGGCTGATGAAAGAAGCACAAGAACTGAGTGAGCCCACAGAGCAGTACCATGCTCAGCCACTTGAGGTATGTTTAAATTCATTGATATATGTATACTGAGGTACCTGGGTACACATCCGTTCAGGTGCATTTCAAACTGAGTGAGCTCACTGAGCAGTACCATGCTCAGCCACTTGAGGTATGTTTAAATTCATTGATATATGTATACTGAGGTACCTGGGTACACATCCATTCAGGTGCATTTCAAACTGAGTGAGCTCACTGAGCAGTACCATGCTCAGCCACTTGAGGTATGTTTAAATTCATTGATATGTGTATACTGAGGTACCTGGGTACACATCCGTTCAGGTGCATTTCAAACTGAGTGAGCCCACTGAGCAGTACCATGCTCAGCCACTTGAGGTATGTTTAAATTCATTGATATATGTATACTGAGGTACCTGGGTACACATCCATTCAGGTGCATTTCAAATTGAGTGAGCTCATTGAGCAGTACCATGCTCAGCCACTTGAGGTATGTTTAAATTCATTGATATATGTATACTGAGGTACCTGGGTACACATCCATTCAGGTGCATTTCAAACTGAGTGAGCTCACTGAGCAGTACCATGCTCAGCCACTTGAGGTATGTTTAAATTCATTGATATATGTATACTGAGGTACCTGGGTACACATCCATTTAGGTGCATTTCAAACTGAACATTTAAAAGgagggacataacccagtgataaagtgctcgcttgatgcgtggtcggtttcgaATGGTTCCCCATTGgtaggcccactgggctatttcttgtttcagccagtgcaccagtgTTTGGTATagatcaaagaccatggtatgtgctatcctgtctgtgggatgatgcatttaTAAAAGattctaatgaaaaaatgtagcgtgtttcctctctgactatatgacaaaattaccaaatgtttgacatccaatagccgatgattaaaaaatcagtgtgctttattagtggtgttaaacaaaattttatatttgtaattaaacTAAACATTTAATACAAATCCAGGAATGTTCAGTGTGTCACATGACCAGATAAATTCAGTGTGTTATATATCCaggtatattcagtgtgttatATATATCCAAGTATATTTAGTGGGTTATATATCCAGGTATATTTAGTGTCTTATTTTTCCAGATACTTTCAGTCTGTTCTTTAAGATTGaggattttaaatataaatttagtaTGTTTTGTATAGTTACCTACCTGTGCTGTacttcatgttttgtttttttcacatcCTTCAAGGATAACTTGTTTGAGTGGCATTTCACCATCCGTGGTCCTTCAGACACTGAATTTGGAGGAGGAATTTATCATGGAAGAATCTTGCTTCCACCAGAATATCCCATGAAGCCTCCAAGCATCATGCTATTAACagtgagtttatttttattttataactaacaatttattttttttgacagaattaatgaatgcaaattaaaaacagatatatagatttatattttattgttgatCAGATGggttatttattttcaatatttagtgAACACCTTCTACACTGACACGCAtaagaccaagtaaaaagtgtgGTTTTAAgagggtatccagtttagagaggttctatTCTTTACTGGATCCGGCTTTTGAGGGGTTTCGctgcatttgttttttaaaatcgtacttggaaaacaaaaataatgttacagCTTTTACCAAAATACAAACTGCTTTCTTCCAGGGAGTGTTGATTTATTTAGACCTCATATGTTTAGCaaacacagggcttctagaattgtttttaaattcactagccatgggatcagtaatttttaatatttactagccacaattaaaaattcataagccttattttactttactttaaggtaatacaattttactaatagtaataatgtcacctaaagagggagatagagcttagaAATACTAAGATtaggggatggggtggggtgggtgcaggatattcatatttacaaaatatacttaaatgcagcatttgacaacctTTTTTTACTAGCCTTCgggcatagcaatagtagttatttactagcccaacattgaatatcactagccacgggagtggggctaccataatctagaatccctgcaAACAGCTGATTAAGCCTGACATATACCGGGTAAGTTCACTAGTCAGCAGTGTACAAAGTTGAGGTATAAACATGTATGTAGTTTCAATGAATATATGTACAGATGTAGCTTATTTTCAATCATCgaaaacattgtttaaaattttGTCATGTGTCATTTCAGtttgtttcatctttaagaTGCGGtcacatatatattttcatcaagTGGTAGACAACCAAACTTTAATTAGCATAACTATTACATTTCAGCCAAATGGTCGCTTTGAAACGTATAAGAAGATTTGTCTAAGTATATCCGGCTACCACCCAGAgtcatggcagccatcttggtcAAGTTAGTATTGCAGTTTGTCTGTtgtgttttatgtgtttatgtgttttcacacttgtatatataatatatttaaattcacCAAAAAGTAATGGTAGCCACTGAGATATTAATTCTGAATTGTAGATTCAAAattaagaaatactacactcTTAGAATACTAGTCTTAAGAAAAATAGGTCTGTAGTACTGAGATTGTCTTTATTTGCAATGTGGAAATCGTTGTTAAAAATTCTTTTGTCTTTGAGCAAGGAAGGTATGCTCTCTTTCTACCTACAATATTTCATACTAATTTCCTTAAAAtggcatatatttatttttcacgataacattttaaaaataaattgtgtcTTGAGAAGTATGAAAGGAGGCCAGAACCTTGTTTCTGAAGGAAACTGCTTTCagatcagggccccgttccaggaagcgatcttagccctaagattaccttaccCTATGCaattaagttgatcttagggctaagatcgcttcgtggaacggagcccagatatattttgacattaaaTGTGGGTTGTTTAAATGTTTCAGTTAGGACAGCGCTGCTGGCTATTATTGGCTTCATGCCCACTCACGGCGGAGGAGCTATTGGGTCACTGGATTATACACCCGAAGAACGAAAAGTGCTTGCAAAGAAGTGAGTAAAGAAATTGGGTgcacatttatatacaaaaaacTATTATGAAGTCAACACATTGCTGAGAGATATCATTTCAGTgcttaaatggacattccttagtttgctgcattgtaagatgtttctgactaataaaatatttctatgattaaacttacatattaaatatattttcttgttgagaatatcagtgtatatattcagtgtgtttctgcttaacttaatatttgtaagaagcccaaactggattttgtcattaaataattttggacgtatgaaaaaaacaaatttaaaaaataaaatgaaacttaacctagtacagatattagcacaatcagaaacacgtttaatatacagccactaatattttatgcagaaatatatatttgatatataacagggctcaccctggatcaaaaatacctgtagccaaatgTTAGCCAAATTTTTATGGGAATGGGGTTATGCAATATCCTTagagtttgaagccagtacccatacacccaccccaacttctaaggcctatgacattaaattaacaaacatacagaaatatgggggtgggtggatgtttatggagggttttttttttatttcttccttttttcccaaataaaaatttgagagcttttttttataaaaaaaatttttatatatatatagagctcattatttctttaaatagcaatctttatgttagtttgaattgctttttttttttaattttttttttttaaagtgacccatcaattccccaccccaaacaatttcataatttgtgccatgttgttgatGTCaacgtcgtgttaaatgcttgttgtgatttatgcttacaaaatacctcggctaagaatgccgacttcacagtatactccatttattaaaaaaaacaccaacctttaataaaattaaaatttacggtctttcttaaaatccagctaacttattaaatgtcacctcacagtcttacaaatttatatctaaaattatctaacaaatatgattattgtaaactaattttattcagtgtacatttaactgcaatttgtacaatttaaatactgcatTTTCATTTTCGACGATCGCGATCTGcgtgcgtgctctcgaccatgggtacgaaattaacaaagacaaaggaataaacaaaaactgcagttaggtattcattgatgcgaataactagtttttctacaaatttacatcaagatttacttttgcgtaatcgtattgtttaatgtccgcaacgatgtctcttgacacgagGGTGTCGGCTGACTCTGAAGCATGACGTATATTCGCGCCaagagctgtcctcagttcagccaacgaacgttcttcctaacgttcgcgaactatttgattggtgatcatcgtgtccatttggtttaacgtgaagcgcacaaaccagtctagcgaacgttttgttttcattcggtctggctgaactcagcccttgagacggcctacatgtctttcggccctgaactggcatgtgtattcaaattgacacgcattgtcggtctgtttttattactttggttcagagattttacaaagtgaaaataacaatttacagatcttccagacattgctgtcatacatgttgaatgcatgccgttaaaattaataaccgtgattattaacataagcaaacattataaggcctacgctgtattctgcatgacaccgtttctcgttactgGTCACGAGATGGCTATTACGTTAATTGAGTATTTGGtagtattactagtattattatgtttgagatgtcggatagattatgtaaccgtttgttcacatcagaagacagaaaatggcttagcaaaaattttagccacttgcaaattttattacccattttgtgtaaaaattagccaatggctaatttggctactgacagtgtgagccctgatgtagttacaatcattaaaacgtctctgttagtccctttaagaactgaagtattagtttttttatttgatgCTGCAgtgttttgaatattttaatattattgatatatttttgctCTGACAATCAGgatttacatgtaaatgtttaaaatgttctacAATAAGcctgttaataataaatatggctCACTATAAAAAAGTGAGAAGTTGAGATCGTGTACATCAATTTGTAAATTGTAAACACAGCTTTTAGTTAAAAAAGGATTttgttacagtgaaaatatttgaTGGACATACATTAAGATACATTTAAGTAGCTACTTTGAGCAAACGTATTAGCCTAGAGTTAATTATTTATCCAGATTTTATAAAATGAGTAGTTGGCTACTGACACATTATAGCCACTGTGCTGGAGTATCGGTGAATAcattaggtgtttttttaatgaattaaatttgattttcagaTCACAAGACTGGAAATGCCACTCGTGTGGTGATGTAATAAAAGTACTCAAGGCAGTCACCAAAGCTTCGGAGAAAACCCAGCAAGAAGCTAAGGAGCTTGCATCACAAATTAACTTTCAGGTATTTgatgaagtaaaaaaaacaacttcaGTGCACTcgtttaataacaataataataaaggggctggacgtagctcagtggtacagtgttagctcgatgcacggtcgtctaggatccatccctgtcggtggacccattgggctattttttgtttcagccagtgctccacaactggtgtaacaaaggctgtggtatgtactatcccgtctgtaggatgatgcatataaaagatcccttgctgctaatcgaaatgaaatagcgacagcaggtttcctctctcaatatctgtgtggtccttaaccatatgtctgacgccatataactgtaaataaaatgtgttgagtgcgtcatttccttccttcttttgaTAATAACTAAGCAACGAAGTCATGCTGAACATTATATGCCAAGTTTCACCAAATGGagtgtttaatattaatatgaacaaCAGTATTCCTAAATAGTGAGCATTGATGATTCTGCCCCTTATATCtagtaattttaaaactaaccCCATTCAGTTGGTGATAATCTTATGTTGCATGCTGATGGTCAGATTTGGTGCAAACTTCAGTATTTTCACTTTGTAAAACAGTAATAAGTTTGGTCTTGTCAACAATTTATCACAAAGTGATTTTATGTCAATATATTCTGTCATTATATAATGGGTTTTTtgcagggcgggacgtagcccagtggtaatgcactcgcttgatgcgcagtctgtcttaagatcgatccccgtcggtaggcccattgggctatttctcattctagccaagttcatcacgactggcatatcaaaggctgtggtatgtgctatcctgtttgtgggattatgcatataaaagatccacttgctactaaagaaaaaatgttgctggcttcctctctaagactatatgtcaaacttatctaaaggtttgacatccaatagctgatgattaataaatcaatgtgctctagtggtgtcacagGGCTAGATCTGGCACTCGCCAGATTCACCAATTGCAAagttcaaaaacaattggcgaattttattttgatttggcgaaataattttatgaaataattgatattttgttagaaaatatctGGGTTtgtgcaatttttaaagtttagtagATACGTTTCTGCTGACCCACAGCTCGCcctgtgtcgttaaataaaacaaacttgtactCTTCTTTGTAGGCCGAGAAGCAGTCAACGGACAGCAACAACACCGAGCAGTCAGCGACCGAGAACAGCTCTAAAGAAGCCCCGGTATCCAGCTCCCAGTCGAACTCCACTCAGAGTCCACCCGTTACTCAGGCACAACCGGGATTTCCTCAGATGCCGTTTCCATCTCCATTTCCGTTCCCATTACAACCACGGCAAGGAAACCAGGCTGCCTCTCGTTTCGCACGTCCAGGATTCTCCACGTTTCCATGGCCACCTTCAGGACGCGGTATGCCTGGCTGGCCCATGATGCCACCGTGGTTTCCCAGAATGCCTGGCATCCCTGGAGTACCACAAGTGGGAAATGCTACCACTTGTCAGCATGCTGTCCCTCCCACTTCTTCTTCAACGAACAACTCGTCATCAAGTGGGACCAGATTTGCTCCACAGAATGCTGCACAGAATATTCCTGCAGCAGCGGCGGCGGTGAACAATTCGAATGTAGGTTTGCGACAGAGACAACAAGAGCCTACAACACCTCGGGCTCCCACGAACATACCAGCTGCACCGACCCCGACTGTTGTGAACAATACAAACAGGCCTACCAGACAAAGCGAAGACTGGAGCTTGCGAATGTACATGACTGTGATCGGTATAGCATTGTGCATTTTAGTACTTCTCTTCAGGAGGCTTATTATGATGGGTTTATGAAAACATTAAGTGTGATGCCACGTGTGCACTTTaaccattttttaatatatatatataattcactaattaattaaaaagtacCGGTGCATGTTTCTTTTCTGGGTAAGAATGAAATTTTGATCCTGGtgtctgtattttaaaatgtatcatttCAGGCCTcttgagaattgaaaatttgggTAATCCATTTATGGGTTGCGCAACAACAAGTTCAGGTGACCCTTTTCATCTTTACGTAACGCGTCATGagcatgtaaatgatgtcataatttaTTCAATGCGCGGACGAAAAATGGGTTAAACGCTCTGCATCTGTTAAAGGTATCATCATTTATCATTTGTAAATGAATTCATGGTACTTAAAAGTACCAAATTACAAGGAAAAGGAACCTAGAGTTGTTGATTAATTGAGGCTCGTATTGGTTTACGGTTGACAGGTACTGTTTGTAGTGCCAGAGCTGTCAACCTGTGGCAGTTCTTAGGCGTGAGAAAATTAGAAATCAGGGTCCAGGGACTGCAGGCTCATGGTCGGGTCCAGGGCgaaggtttttgttgtttgtccaaagtggggggggaaaaaaaatcgAGCAAGTGcaagttttactaattaatacggttaatgttaaaccatacaaGTCGGTCATTGGTAGCACCCACGAGTGATTGTTGGTACTGAACCGAGGATAGGTTCAATATgctgtattattaataataggtAACGAATTCAAAAACTTGCATAATCAGCATATAATTCCATTAAGCTCTAAAATATAAACcacaattataaaatatttttatttttagaaaaagtgTGAGATTATAGTAATGTTACGTGAGAGCAtgatgtttgttacaaatgcgTGAGAGTTGACAGGTATGTAGTACTGTTTCCAGCTCCCAAGTGACTGCAATGCCTGGCCCTGTGAAGGAAGGGTAAACTATTATACATTGACCAGctggtatattaatattaaaaaatggggGAAGTTTATGTAATAAATTCCTTGCTACCAACTGTTAGCAGTGGTCCCCCAATGATCTATTATTTTTCCAGTGGCATAGGTGTAtaatttaaatgcattttcacAGAGAAAATGGCCTATAAAATGGTCGTTGCTATACCATTTGAATATTCTGCTGGTGGGAATGGTGTCagcataaacaaaaacattcattaGTATGTGTATTTTGCACATTTGTACTTAGCTGATGGTCAATACAAATAATAGTAGTGAAGAGCGATTcttgttatattaataatattaaaatctgGTTCCCTCATattcaaaataatgttttcgctaaaaaattatgtttttaattaatcaaaccGAAACCGAAAGTTGGGTTCTTATCTATTATTATGTATGAAATGATCTTATTTGTTACTATAAATTATgttagtatgtgatattttccTTTTCGTTTCTTTATCCAGTCTTGCTTGTTGATATACCAAACTTAAGACAATTGTGTTATCTCCTTGGTCAGAAGGTACTTTGCTCCCAAACTGAAGATATTTTTTCcatgaaaatttacaataatggGTGTTGGCCTACTCACCAGTAAtcagcaatataaaattttatacattttgccatcattgaggaACTTTATTgatggcagtaatttttatcccaATCTATGAGTTCATATCTTAATGATGGCAATTGCAGTCATTATATTCGATCTCTGTAGTCTTGGAGAAAACAGTTTTTTAATTTGCAGCCATGGatttttttacatgcacttcccacaaacaggacatcacattccacaacttttgatataccagtcatagagcactgggggggggggacaatggGTCTGCCGAAaaggtttgatcctacaaaTAAGGGCTATCCCTCGACTGATGGAGCCGATTTCAGCCCCTGCATAGAATATTTCAAGCAAGGCATTGTAATTATTTGGCAGAAATGTTGCTCAAATTACTCTGAGAGCAAAGTACCTTTAAAACGACacagaaacaaataaatgtatttcaaagtTCATATTGTCCTCACTGCTATCCACTGTGTGGAATGAAATGTTCACTTTAAGGTAAAAAGAAGTAACAGGACCTTTTAAcaagttacatgtgtgtaaacaGTTCCTTTGTCATTAGTGCTGTCTGCAATAAATGTGTATTATTtaaatctttgtttttgtttcgaaCCATggcattattttatatatcaagTTCTGTAAACCTAGGCGTACAGGCTTCCATTTATGTAGGGaggctaaagtttgttttgtttaatgacaccactagagcacattcatttattaatcattggccattggatgtcaaaacatttggtaattttgacatacagtctaagaaaggaaaccagctacattttttcattagtagcaaggcatcttttatatacaccatcccacaaacagggatgccaaatgaatcactacacattttaaaaactaatattgtggatagaatgatggaaatatatggtgacGAGGTCTCAGGCCAGCTTATTTTACCCAAATATGTCTAATTTTTGCCCAATTTTAGGATTTTGTCCAGCACTTTGTGACCGAAAGGTTTACATATTGCCAATAATTATGTTTAAGTATAGGACTGCATTAAAATGCTTATCTAAGATATTGCATAAATGAACAAATGGTAACATCCATTCATCAAATCTCTTTCTTAAAGTTTGTAATGGAAAATGGGTAGAAAAACCCCCAATCTACTAAATGCAGAAATCATTCAACactttgtgaaaacaaaaacaaccaatgggaaaaaaaaatatttatcttgATTTTCGTAACTTGTTggtttatgtatatgtacattatacatatatacaggaacaatatattatacaaaatgtttaacaaccaGTGCCATT
This DNA window, taken from Gigantopelta aegis isolate Gae_Host chromosome 4, Gae_host_genome, whole genome shotgun sequence, encodes the following:
- the LOC121370842 gene encoding ubiquitin-conjugating enzyme E2 J1-like; protein product: MERQYNMRSPAVKRLMKEAQELSEPTEQYHAQPLEDNLFEWHFTIRGPSDTEFGGGIYHGRILLPPEYPMKPPSIMLLTPNGRFETYKKICLSISGYHPESWQPSWSIRTALLAIIGFMPTHGGGAIGSLDYTPEERKVLAKKSQDWKCHSCGDVIKVLKAVTKASEKTQQEAKELASQINFQAEKQSTDSNNTEQSATENSSKEAPVSSSQSNSTQSPPVTQAQPGFPQMPFPSPFPFPLQPRQGNQAASRFARPGFSTFPWPPSGRGMPGWPMMPPWFPRMPGIPGVPQVGNATTCQHAVPPTSSSTNNSSSSGTRFAPQNAAQNIPAAAAAVNNSNVGLRQRQQEPTTPRAPTNIPAAPTPTVVNNTNRPTRQSEDWSLRMYMTVIGIALCILVLLFRRLIMMGL